In Spodoptera frugiperda isolate SF20-4 chromosome 28, AGI-APGP_CSIRO_Sfru_2.0, whole genome shotgun sequence, one genomic interval encodes:
- the LOC118265010 gene encoding uncharacterized protein LOC118265010, translated as MERAQAFMENFIGNWNGDFPNYPLTAEDLKKPHAVMGALLQVLDRLGIDTDVVLAPPPKEDRNENTIYYWDLLPVINMTRVINHLVSVMPQVEATISIVHFLQPTATTSHSILLLLFNLMVFNEEKMRNIAPYEEELFAKTGEVKALEEKKNRLLEMLNEQAEEKGKRAGRLEKLDHDIKVFEEELKQEKEIHDEEKLELEAIQKENKQTEMIIEQKKSHRDALMAEVARKRALRVYDADDIKAQAEQATQNLQELEEKLDSLRAILMQKENSLKNLQTIKPNLDSANNLLHEIMKLSDSLKDFENGDLDTDSKEGELDVLNTELGELQAQLSELQAARDDAARKRAESQAKRQQERTVAHSSLREAEEKDKKLRERSKKALQRTEEIKELTTKYENEKTAGIEQLATIKNNFCTELKTMEELLLKKVVEAEKKVEEKLKNRHV; from the exons ATGGAAAGAG CTCAAGCGTTTATGGAGAACTTCATAGGTAACTGGAATGGAGACTTCCCAAACTATCCGCTGACGGCTGAGGACCTGAAGAAGCCTCATGCAGTGATGGGAGCCTTGCTACAAGTGCTTGACAGACTGGGTATTGATACAGATGTAGTTCTTGCT CCACCTCCAAAAGAAGACCGCAATGAAAACACAATATACTACTGGGACCTGCTTCCCGTAATCAACATGACTAGAGTCATAAACCACCTCGTCTCCGTAATGCCACAAGTAGAGGCTACGATCAGCATCGTACATTTCCTCCAACCTACGGCTACTACGTCACACTCCATACTGCTGTTGCTGTTCAATCTGATGGTGTTTAATGAGGAGAAGATGAGGAATATTGCTCCGTATGAAGAGGAGCTGTTTGCGAAGACTGGTGAG GTAAAAGCTTTAGAGGAAAAGAAGAATAGACTGCTGGAAATGCTAAATGAACAAGCTGAAGAAAAAGGAAAACGAGCTGGAAGGCTGGAAAAG CTTGACCATGACATTAAAGTGTTTGAAGAAGAATTGAAACAAGAGAAAGAGATACATGATGAAGAGAAACTGGAGTTGGAAGCTATACAGAAGGAGAACAAGCAGACTGAGATGATTATAGAACAAAAGAAGAGTCATAGAGATGCGCTGATGGCTGAAGTAGCTAGGAAAAGAGCACTTAG AGTGTACGACGCTGACGACATCAAGGCCCAAGCAGAACAAGCGACACAGAACCTTCAAGAGTTGGAAGAGAAACTGGACTCCCTCCGAGCTATCCTGATGCAGAAGGAGAACAGCCTCAAGAACCTGCAAACCATCAAACCTAACTTGGACTCTGCAAACAATTTGTTGCACGAGATCATGAAGCTTTCTGATAGTTTGAA GGACTTTGAGAACGGAGACTTAGACACAGACAGTAAGGAGGGCGAGCTAGATGTGCTGAACACGGAGCTGGGCGAGCTGCAGGCACAACTGTCCGAGCTGCAGGCTGCGCGGGACGACGCGGCCAGGAAGAGGGCGGAGAGCCAGGCCAAGAGGCAGCAGGAGAGGACTGTGGCGCATAG TTCGTTAAGAGAGGCTGAAGAAAAAGACAAGAAGCTTCGAGAGCGATCAAAGAAGGCCCTGCAAAGGACAGAGGAAATCAAGGAGTTGACTACTAAGTATGAAAATGAGAAGACTGCCGGGATCGAGCAGTTGGCGACTATTAAGAATAATTTCTGTACTGAG CTCAAAACCATGGAAGAATTATTGTTAAAGAAAGTTGTGGAAGCTGAGAAGAAGGTTGaagaaaaattaaagaataGACATGTATGA
- the LOC118265277 gene encoding lysozyme-like has product MKRFICFLVFLAVSVCCDAKYFKTHCDLVHELRKQKFAEDKMRDWVCLIDSESGRRTDVIGGPNKNGSRDYGLFQINDNFWCSNSTTPGKGCRVTCADLITDDITKASICAHKIFRRQGFPAWHGWTKRCQGDLPDISDC; this is encoded by the exons atgaagcggttcatttgttttttagtatttctTGCTGTCAGTGTATGCTGTGACGCGAAATATTTTAAGACGCATTGCGATTTAGTTCACGaattaagaaaacaaaagtTTGCAGAAGATAAAATGAGagatt gGGTATGTCTGATAGACAGCGAGAGTGGTCGCCGCACTGACGTCATAGGTGGACCCAACAAGAATGGTTCCCGGGACTATGGATTGTTCCAGATCAATGACAATTTCTGGTGCAGTAACAGCACTACTCCTGGAAAGGGATGTCGCGTCACTTGTGCTG ATTTGATCACGGACGACATCACAAAGGCGTCGATTTGCGCGCACAAAATCTTCAGGCGCCAAGGATTCCCCGCGTGGCATGGATGGACGAAGCGCTGCCAAGGAGACTTGCCTGATATTAGCGACtgctag
- the LOC118265509 gene encoding lysozyme-like has translation MQKLTVFVLALAAFCLHCEAKQFTRCGLVQELRRQGFPEDKMRDWVCLVENESGRKTDKTGTVNKNGSRDYGLFQINDKYWCSNTSTPGKDCNVTCAQMLLDDITLASQCAKKIYKRHKFEAWYGWKNHCKGKSLPDISNC, from the exons atgCAAAAGCTAACGGTTTTCGTTCTTGCGCTTGCGGCGTTCTGCTTGCATTGCGAGGCCAAACAGTTTACGAGATGCGGTTTGGTGCAGGAGCTGAGGAGGCAAGGGTTCCCTGAGGATAAGATGAGGGATT GGGTGTGCCTGGTAGAAAACGAGAGTGGCAGGAAGACTGACAAGACGGGCACAGTGAACAAGAACGGATCCCGGGACTACGGGCTGTTCCAGATAAACGACAAGTACTGGTGCAGCAACACCAGCACTCCCGGCAAGGACTGCAACGTCACTTGTGCAC AAATGCTGTTGGACGACATCACGCTAGCTTCTCAATGCGCTAAGAAGATCTACAAACGTCACAAGTTCGAGGCCTGGTACGGATGGAAGAACCATTGCAAGGGAAAGTCTCTGCCTGACATCAGCAACTGCTAA